In Candidatus Manganitrophus morganii, the genomic window CTTTTAAACTAGGAGATCGACGATGAGCAAGATTGAAATCAAGAAGCGTGAAGAGAGATTCAATCCCTGTTTTGCGGCCCTGAAGGGGCTTGTGGGGAACCCGTCCCAAAAGAGCCGTTCGGAAAGATATCTCGCCTGGAGGATGTCGGCCGGGTCCTACATGAAGCGGTTTGGACTTCGATACCGGGAGGCCGACCGGATCTCTACCTTCATCTATCAGGTCAACGGAGAAGAGGATACTTCTTTTCTTCGAGCGATGGAGATCTGGGTTCGGGAGGTCGCTTTGACGAAGGGATCGATCGGCGAGATCCTCGATGCGATCACGATCTTTCGGGTCTGCCTGATCGATCCCGAAAGGATCGGCAGCTGCAAGAGGGCGCGCGCGGAAGTCGATCGTTATGTGAGATCCCGCTATAGCGCTTCCTGACGCCGTGGGCGCAGGAGGAGGGGCTCCTCTTCCTGCGCCTTTTGGAGGTATCCATTTTGCGACACCCCTATTTGGAAAGATTTTAGGCCTTGTCGCAAAAACAGGTCTGAAGGATGTTTTCTGCCATCGGCCGGCATAGAAGTTGCTCTGAGGGGAAAGCATGTGCATCAACCAACGGGATAAGAAAAACAGGAGTCAACCCAATGCAGCAAGATATCAAATACAATCCAAACGGAACGCTTTCAGGCAATGCGCTTCGAGTGCTCGAGAAGCGGTATCTGGCGAAGAACGAGGAAGGACAGGTGATCGAGACCCCGGAGGAACTCTTCCGGCGAGTCGCCCGGAATATCGCACAAGCCGATCGGTTCTATGATCCAGCGGCCGATGTGGAGGGGGTCTCCCAGGAATTTTTTGAAACGCTTTCGGAATTAAGATTTCTTCCGAACTCTCCCACGCTGATGAACGCCGGCCGGGATCTGCAGCAGTTGTCGGCCTGTTTTGTCCTTCCGGTGGAAGATTCGATGGAGGGGATCTTCGACGCGATCAAGCATACGGCGATCATACACAAGACCGGAGGCGGCACCGGCTTCTCCTTCAGCAGGCTTCGGCCGAAGAACGACCTGGTCCGGACCACCGGAGGGGTCGCGTCAGGGCCAATCTCGTTCATGAAGGTTTTCAATCACGCCACGGAAGCGGTCAAGCAGGGAGGAACGCGCCGCGGCGCCAACATGGGAATCCTTCGGGTCGACCATCCAGATATCCTGGAGTTCATCCGCTGCAAGGAGGACACGAAAGAAATCACCAATTTCAATATCTCGGTCGCCGTCACGGACGCGTTTATGGAGACCTACAGGAAGGGAGAGGATTTCTTGTTGGTCAATCCAAGGACCAAAGAGGTGTTACAGAAAATCTCGGCCCGGGAAGTGATGGATCAGATCGCCCGTCAGGCCCATAAAACAGGAGAGCCGGGGATCTTCTTCATCGATCGCGCCAACCAGTCCAATCCGACGCCGCAGATTGGGGAGATCGAGGCGACCAATCCCTGTGGGGAGCAACCGCTCCTTCCTTACGAGAGTTGCAACCTGGGGAGCCTCAACCTGGAGCGGCATCTGGTTGCAGTCGACACCCTGGAATCAGTGGCGGGTGCGGGTGGTCAATATCGATTCGATTGGGCCGCCCTGGAGAAGAGCGTGAGGACCTCCGTCCACTTCCTGGACAATGTGATCGACATGAACCGCTATCCGATCGAAGAGATCGAACGGATCACCAAAGCCAACCGGAAGATCGGGTTGGGAGTGATGGGCTTCGCCCGGATGCTCTTCAAGCTGGCGATCCCCTACAACTCAGAGAAAGGGATTGAGACGGCGAAAACGGTCATGAGCTTCATCCGGGAGATCGGCTACGATGAATCGGCCAAGCTGGCCGAGAAGCGCGGGGTCTATCCGAACTGGAAGGGATCTCTGCATGAAAAGCGGGGAGAGAAGGTACGGAACTCTTACGTCACCACAGTGGCGCCGACCGGAACGCTCTCGATGATCGCCGACGCCTCCGGAGGGTGTGAGCCGGAATTTTCGCTGATCTGGTACAAGAACGTCATGGGAGGAGATCATCTCGCGTACGTCCTCGACTACTTCGTCGAAGTGGCCAAGCGCGAGGGCTTTTGGACCGGTGACCTGCTCGATAAGATCGTGAAGAACAAAGGCTCGGTGCAGGGGATCGATCAGGTCCCCCCGCATTGGCAGCGGGTCTTCGTCACCTCGCATGGGATCTCTCCCGAGTGGCATGTCCGGATGCAAGCGGCCTTTCAGGAGTTCTCCGATTCCGCCGTCAGCAAAACGGTCAACCTCCCGTCGACGGCAACATGCGATGCGGTCAAGCAGGCGTATCAGTTGGCTTATGATCTCGGCTGCAAGGGAATCACCGTCTATCGGGACGGGGCCCGGCTGGATCAGGTCATGAATGTCGGAGGTATTCCTCAAAATACCTCCGACATTAGGGAAGTGCCGGCGACAGAAAGTGGAAAAGAGGATCGGATGACATCGGAGCTTCCCGACCTCATTCCGGAGTTGAGGATCAAGGTCAAGACGAAACGAGGCAATTCCTATGTCCATGTCGGATTCCTGATTCAGGAGGAGAGCATGGCAGGGATCTTCGATATCCTGCGCTCTCAAGGGAGCATCCGGGAGCTTTTTCTCTCCCCCTCGCCGCATGTCAAAAACAGAGAGCTGCTCGACATGGTCTGCCGGCTGGGAAGCAAGCTGCTTCGATCGGGCGCGCCGATCGAGGAGGTGCTGGAGCAACTGGTGAAATCGAACGATCAATTCGGTGAGATGACCTCCGATGCGTATGCCTTGATCAAAGGGTTGACGACGGTGGTTTCCCGGGTCCAGGAAGCCGCGGAGATGAGGCTTCCCTGTCCGGAATGCGGTGCCTCTTCGCTCCGGATACAGGAAGGATGTCTCCTCTGCGCCGCCTGTTCCTGGTCCAAATGCTGAAGGGCCGATTGAAGGAAGCGACTTTACTTTGTCGGTTTGATGGGAGGAAGTTCATGGTAATGACCGATCGGGCGGGGCGTGTGAAGAAGAAAACGGATTCGGCCGGAAAGGATTCGGCCGGGAGGGCGCCCCTCGGGGTCTGCCCGCACTGCAAGGCGGGCGGCATCGACGGGGACCATCTGATCGTCGCCCTTTACTGGGATTCCAGCGACCGAGCCTTTCGCTGCGTTTATTGCGGATACTGGCAGTAATGGGGAAACACGCCTGGCCGGAGGACCAGGGCAGAATCATTTGACAGGGTCCGATCTGAATGATATGATTGCTATGATTATAACAATTATAGCAATTGAGGAGGTCCGATGATCAAGGAAGCAACGGCAATGACGGTGCGCAAGAATCTGGGTGAACTTATCAACGAAGTCCAGTACCGGCATGATTCCATTCTGGTTACCAAAGCTGGAAAACCGGTGGCAGCGATCGTGGACATCGAGCTGTTCAATAAAATGCGGGCGTTGGAATCGGAATTCGACCGTCTGGTCGGCGGCTTACAGGAAGCCTTTAAAGGGGAGACGATCGAAACAGTCGAGAAAGAACTGCGCAAAGCCAAGACGGCGTCGGGCCGCCGCAGCCGTAAATGAGGGTCGTTCTAGACACCAATGTCCTCCTCTCCGGGTTGATCATCCCTGATAGTCTTCCCGGTCGTATTGTCCAGGCCTGGAGAGAGGCACGGTTCGACCTGGTTTTCTCCGAACAAATGCTGGAAGAAATCCGGAGGATTTTAGCCTATCCAAAAATCAACAAGAGATTGAAATGGGATGCAGAGGAAATTGAACGATTTCTCCTTTTGCTCCGCTTCAAATGTGTGATCACGACCCCCCCACCGATGAGCTTTGAAGATTTACGGGATCCGGATGACGCCGCTATTTTATCTGCGCTGATCGATTCCGGTGCCGAAGCGCTCGTCACGGGAGACGAAGATTTGCTGATCTTGGCAGGCCGATACCCGATCTTTTCTCCCGCCGAATTCACCAGGCGTCTTTAACAAATAACTAAAATTCCAATCGAAACAAAATGCTCCGGGCTTGAGAGAACCGTCTTAAGTCCCTGTTGGATCAGTGAGGGGAACACTGCCTGGCTGAAGTTTTGCCATGACTGAATGCTATAAATAATCCGAAGATTGGATGTTAACCAAGCCCTTTGAAGGAATCCCTTTGAAGGGCTTTTTTATTTCAAAAGGAGGTTCCAGGGCGGTGTACGAAGTGTGGTGGAAACGTGGGAGGTGACCATGCAAGAACCGAGATCGAAACGATACCCGGACGAGATTCTCCATGATGCGAATTTCAGGCCGGCTCACCTACCTCTTGAAGAGAGGCTTCTGTCTTGCGCCATCAGCGATGCTGAGTTCAACGATTTTTTAAGAAGGGTCCATCCGAAACTCTACGAGCGGATGCGGGGCAAGCTCGATTCGGCGGCGCGGGACCTAAAAAGGCTCTATCGAAGACAACAAAACCGGGCGCTCTGTATCGAGGTCGAAAAGCTCGGCCTGGATCCCAATCAGCCCCTGCCGCGTGAATTGGCGGAACGGCACGAGGAAACGTTCAGCCTGCGTGTGAAGGAGCTTGAGAAATGGTTACGGGAAACCGTCTGTCCCATCTTTCAAAAGATCAGGAAGGAGGAGAATTGAAAAGAGATCTCAATCATCAAAACATCGTCATTCACTTATCGGACGCCGTCGCCGATGGGAAGGCCGATCTGCCGGCCGAGCCCGAATCGGTGTTAGGAGATCGCCTGCTGCCGACCTACGCGGGCGTCCTCCGGTCGGGGATCAAGGTTCCGTACGAATCGGGAAAAAACGCGCTCACCGCGAAAGAGAGGACGCTTTTTGAAAAATGGACCTCGGAGGGGCGCTCTCCGCGCGAGATCGAAAAGGAGCTCAGGAAAGATCTGAGGCCGACGAATGTCCCGTATTTTTCGGTCTACCGGTCGGAGTGCAAAAACAATCCGGAGCATGCCGATTTAATCCGGACGCTATATGCCAATGAGCGCGGAGAGATCGACCGGCTTCGGATCACCTTTCTGTCCGAGAAGTGGTGGGAGACGATTCCCCATAAGCTGATGGCTTTTCGTAAATCGGGTCTTTACTGCTCCTCGGAGCCGATCGAAGGCCGGTTGATCGCGACCCGGGATCCCGAAATGGAACAGGCGGGGGAGGGTAAAGAGAAACATAAGAGGGAATTCAAGAGGAATAGAATCACACTCCCTTGCATCCCCGACGAGTGTCCGATCTATGCGGACAATGGTTGCCGCTTTTCAGGAGTGCTTCACTTCATGATCCTGGGAGTGCCCGGAACCGACGTGTGGCGGCTGCCGACCACTTCCTGGTACTCGGTGAGAGGTATCAAAGAGAAGATCGACATGTTCCAATCGGCGCTCGCAGCGAGGGGGCGGTCTATTGTTGGAATTCCGTTCGAACTCTTTAAATACGAAGCTGAGATCTCGCGTTGGGATCCTGCGAAAGGACGGGTCCGCTCCAAACAGTGGATCATCCGGATCGACTGCCCGGAGCTGCCGTTAGCGGATTTGATCGTCCAGAGCGCCGGCTTCGGATCGATCCAGAAACCGCAAGCCCTCTTGCCGGTAAATGGGACCAATGGCTCAGGATCACAGGGTGGGGCACTGCATGTGAGAAGGGCCACGGGAGGATCATCGAATATTCGGATATCCCAGGAGAAGGGACGGCCACCAGAAGAGGCCGAGGCGCCTGTGGCTGGGGCCACACTTCCCGTTTTTCCGCCTGATCTCTCGGCAGAGGGGAAAGCGACTTCGGAAAAGTCCAACGCGAATACAGATCATGAAAAGGGGGATGGAACACTGAATGTCAAGGAGGAGACGAAGGCTCCTCCCACGTCTCAAGGAAAAGAAGAGAAAGAAAAAGGAAGCACGGAACCGGCGTATCGCCCAGGGGAAGAAACGGTCCCTAGAGAAGAAATGACGCGTGAACAGTTACAGTCGGCGATCCTGGGCGAGGTACATCCGATCGGGAGCGTCCCTTTGAAGACGGTCCGGGATTACCTGAGTTCCGTCGGAAAAAAGCATTTCAAGGATCTGTCGATGGAGGAGGCGAAGGCTCTCCATCGGAAGGTTCTGAGCGCCAAGGCGGAAAGCACCGATGCAACCGGCGAGGGGAGAGCGAAAATTTGTTCGGCTTGTCCGGCGGAGATTGCCGTGGAGGTGGAACAATATTCCCTGAAGCGCTTCCGCCGGCCGCTCTGCCGGAGTTGTCAGGAGCAAGAGAAGGGCTCTCTTCCGAACCAGACGACCCCCCAGCGGAAAGCCCCGGGGCAGGTACCGGATGCCAAATTCTAAAGCTTTAAGCGGGAGGCCCCGGATTCACTTCGGGGCCTCTTTTTTAGAGGAGGCGCATGGAGCTGAGAACGATTAAATCCATTCCGATCCTGGATGTTGCGGAAAGGCTTGAACTGAAAATCAGAGGCTGCTCGGCGCACTGTTTCGCGCATCAGCCGGATCGAAACCCCTCTCTTCGATTTAACATCGAGAAGAACACCTTTCGCTGTTATGTCTGCCCGCAAGTCGGCGGGTCGGTGATCGACCTGGTGATGCAGGTATTGAACGTCCCTTTTCATGAGGCATTGGAATATCTTTCCGGAAAGGGCGAGATAAAACGGTCGACGAGGAAGAGAATATCCGAAGGCCCGCTGCTTGGGATGGAAGATAGGGACGAGATTCTTCGCGCCCTGTTGTCGGAAGCTCCCTTAGAGAAGGAAGGGATAAGTTACCTGGCGGGCAGAGGGATCGATATCGATATCGCGCGGAAGATGGGGGTCGGATTCCTCCGGCCGGAAGATTATCGGAATCTCTTTTGGCGGATGAGCCGAAGATTTGGGCGAAGCCGCTTGAAAGCGGCGGGTCTGACCCGGTTCCATCTCTTCGCGAAAGAGGGCTTAAGCTTTATGCTCTTTCCGTATCGGCTGGAGGGACGCGTGCATACCATCAAGGGGCGCTGCCTTCTGACAAAAGCGGAGGCGAAGGAGCGCGGGGTCAGCCGGTTTGTCATGACGGAGAGGGCGCAGATCTTCTACAACCAGGAGATCTTGAAATCGACCCGGGACCTCTACCTTTGTGAGGGGGAGATCGACACGCTCACACTGCTACAGGCGGGGTATCCCACCGTCGGGATCCCGGGAACCGGGAGCTTCAAGGAGAGCTGGTTCGATCTGCTCATGGGGAAACGCGTTGTGCTCTGCCTGGATTCCGATCCCGCCGGATGTGAGGCGTCGGCCTATTTGGCGGAGGAATTCAGCAAGCGGGGGATCGCGCATCTGAAACTCGATCTTCCGAGTGGAAAAGACGTGAACGAATGTTACCTGGATGCGCCGTTACTGATGTGAAGGAGGGGACTGTTGCTCAACGATGAACAGAAGGAAGCCGTTTTGACCCGGGATGTCCCGTTATTGATTCTGGCAGGCCCGGGAACCGGAAAGACCGAGACGATCGCACACCGGATCGCCGCATTGATCGGGGAGGGAGAAGATCCCGAGAAAATCCTGGCGATTACCTTTACCAATAAAGCCTCCCAGGCGATGAGAGATCGTGTTCTATCCCTCACCGGGAAGCGCCTCTCCTGGATCCGGACGATCCACGGGACCTGCGCCCAACTACTGAGGAGCCACATACACAAACTCGGATACAACACGGCCTTTAATATCGCCTCGATGGAGTATAGCAATAAGATCCTCAAAGAAGTCATTCACGGAATAGGACTCAACGAGGTTTCGTTGGATCTGTCGGAGATCACAAGAACGATCGCCCATATCAAGTCCCAGGCAAAACCGGAAGAGCAGCTTGCCTCCGAATCCCACCCGTTCCCGGAGATCTTCAGCGCATATCAAGCGAAGATGCGATCGCAGGGATGTATCGACTTTAACGATCTGGTCTATCTCTGCCTGAAATTAATGAAGGAGGATCCCGCCACCCTGGCGGAGGTGAGGAATCAATGGCGCCACCTGATCATCGATGAAGTACAGGATTGTGATCTGGCCCAATACCAGTTGATCTCGCACTTAGGAAAGGAGCGCGGGATCGCCGCGGTCGGGGACGACGACCAATCGATCTACTCGTTCCGGTCATCGACTCCGGAAGTGATCGCCCTGTTCGTCGCCGATTTCTCTCCGAAGATCATCACGCTGAAGAAGAGCTACCGTCTTCCCCGGGTCTTGCTTACAGCTGCCTGTTCTTTGATCAGGAACAACTTAAGTCGATATGAGAAAGAGCTCTGTTGCGCGCAAGAGGCGGAAGGTCATTTGGAGGTTCGTGGATTCTGGTCTGAATCGGAGGAGGGGGATTTCGTGGCAAAGGAGATTCTTACCCTTCAGGTCAGGGGGGTCCCTTCCAACGAGATCGCCATCCTGGGGAGACGGCATGCGCCGCTTGCGATCGTCGAGGCCTCCCTCAAGCGGTGGAATATTCCCTGCCGGAAGATGGGCGAGCGCTCCTTCTACGATCTGCGGGAGGTGCGCGACATGATGGCTCTGATCACGGCGATCGCGCTACCGGAGAATTCTCCCGCGCTGGAGAGGATTTTCAAATTAGCGCCTGGAATCACCGCCCGGTCAATCGATTTGCTGGAGGATATCGCGGAACAAAACGAAGTCAGCCTCTATCGGGCGGCGGAACTTGCGATTGAGCATCAGTATCTGCAGGGAGAAGCTTCTAAAAGTCTGCAAGAGGTGTTGACCCGGCTGGATCAGCTCCGTCCCAGAATGGAGCAATTGTGCATCTCGGATTTGATGAGGGCGGCCGCGAAGGAGTTCGACACCCTCTCTCATCTGCAGAAGATCTCACGAGGACCTTCAGATTACGAAAAGCGTCTGGGTCATTTAAAAGATCTGGCGCAGATGGCCGATCAATTCGAGCTGTCGTCCGGACCGAGTCTGACGAATTTTATCAACGAGATGGCGATTGCGGCGATCCAGGGCGGGAGTCCGAAAGAGAAAGGCGGTATCCGCCTGATCACCCTTCATGGGGCGAAAGGCCTGGAGTTTCGTGTGGTCTTTCTCATTGGAGCTTTTCAAGGGAATATTCCGCACGTGAAGGGGAATCTGGAGGAAGAGCGACGGCTGATGTATGTGGGGGTGACCCGGACGAAAGAGCGGCTCTATATCTCTCATGCCCGGTACGTCCAGAACGAAGTACGGCAGCGATCGTACTTTGTCGACGAGATGGGACGAATGCTCAGCCCGCGGTCGCAGGTCTGACAAAAAAACAAAAGGGGTGAGGGACTCGATGACCGGGAATGTTCTGAAAGACACGCATCCCCTTGTCCGGGAGGCCTGGGAGGCGGGATTCAATCCGATCGTCAAGGATCATGATCTGATCGTGTTGGATCCCCTCCCGGTATCGGACCAAGAGGGCCTGGCGAGAGAGGGAATGATTCATGACCTGGAGAGGCGGATACAGGAGAAGAAACAAGGCGTTCTTGTTTATCTGAGAAGCCTGGAACAGGTCAAGGTGCTCATTCATAGCAAGCGATTAAACGATAAAGTCTGGATCGTGGGGACGGAAGCGCTCTTGAAAACCATCCCGGATGAGGAGGTGGGGTATTTTCCGGCGGAGGTGTACCGGATTAAGGTGGCGAACTGGCCGGACGAAATATTGCAAAAGATCCATCTGACGAAAAAGATTCTGGGAGGCAGCATCCTCCATATTCAACGGAGAGTTGAAGGGAAATCGCTTCCGAAGAGATAGTCTCTACCTTGCAGTGTCATCAAGTGAAATCCAACAAGGAGATGAAGCTGGATGCAATGGGTCAGAGTGAAGCTGATCAAAGAGGCGCGGCCTGTGTGGGCGACCCGGATCAGAGATAGAGAAGATGTTCATAAGATGCTCAAGCGCTACTACCGCTTTCATGACCGCGAGGAAGCGCTGATCATCTGTTTGGATAACAAGAATGCGCCGACGCATATTCATTCTCTGTCGGTCGGCAGCATCAATCAATGCATCATTCAGCCCCAGATCGTGTTCAGGGTCGCGCTGCTTGCGGCCGCGGCGCAAATCATCCTGGTCCACAATCACCCTTCAGAGGATCCGACCCCCTCGAAGGAGGATCGACAAATTACCGAGCGGCTCGTGAGAGTAGGGGAACTGATGGGGATCAGGCTGATCGATTCACTGATCGTAGGGGGAAACCGGATCGAATCAATCCTGTAGAAATCAAGCGCCATAAATAACCAAGACATCCAAGGAGGTCCTGTGGAGTTTGTTCCCACAGGGCCTCTGCTTTTTATCGGTACGAATAAGAGGAGGAAGAGGCTTATGCCTGAGTTCAAATCGTATCTTCGCGCGGGGTATCCCGCATTGTATGTCCGGACCGTGGAGCCTGACCGGGCCCGGGAGACGCTCAGCAAGGAAGCGTTGGAAGTGGAGGGGACGGCGGTCTGCTGGGATGTCCTTTCCGGAATCAAAGACATGAACGGGCAGTGTATTTCGGAGAATTCCGATCCGTTATCGCCGCTGACGTGGCTGAAGGAGGCATCCGAGAATACGATCCTCTTTCTGTGGAACTTTCACAAATTTCTGAATTCCGTCGAAGTGATTCAGGCCATCCAGAACGGCATCCATGAATGGAAAGGAGAGGGAAAATCGCTTGTCGTGCTGGCTCCGCAGGTTCAGATTCCGGTGGAGCTCGATCGGATCTTTACGGTGATCGAGTTCTCGCTCCCGAATCGAGAAACAATCCAAAGTATTCTCTCGGACGTGGTCGGATCTTCCGGGCTTTTGATGCCGGAACACGCGGAGGCGTTGTTGGATGCGGCCACCGGCCTGACCACGTTCGAGGCGGAGAACGTTTTCGCCCTCTCGGCGATCGATCCCAGGCCGTTCTCATGCTCGGTTGTATCGACGCAGAAGGCGCAGATGGTGATGAAGAACGCCTCGCTTGAGATTTTCTACGCAGCCGATCGGTTCGACACCCTGGGGGGGTTGGACCGGCTGAAGGAGTTTGCCTTGAAGATCGCAGGCTCCCCCCTGGCGCGGGGGCTGCTTCTGCTGGGCGTGCCCGGATGCGGCAAAAGCCATTTTGCCAAGGTCTTGGGTGGAGAGCTCTCGATTCCGACGCTCTCTCTGAATTTCGGCCGGCTCTTCGGATCGTTGGTGGGAGAGTCGGAGGAGCGAATGCGACAGGCGTTGTCAGTCGCCGACGCCATGGCGCCGTGCATCCTCATGCTCGATGAGATCGACAAAGGATTGTCGGGCGCGAATTCTTCTCATCAGTCGGATGGCGGGGTCGGATCGCGGATCTTCGGAACGTTTTTGACCTGGCTGAATGACCACACAACCCAGGTGTTCGTGGTGGCGACGACAAATAATATCGCGCATCTTCCCCCGGAATTTCTTCGGGCGGAGCGATGGGACGCCATCTTCTTCGTCGATCTTCCCACGCCGGAGGAGAGGGAGGCGATTCTGAATATCCACGCGGCGGAATACGGGATTGAGCCGGTGGGCGTGCCGGATCTGTCCGCCTGGTCGGGGGCGGAGATCCGATCGCTCTGCCGGATTGCGGCGATGACGAAAAGCACCCTGATCGAGGCCGCGCGTTATGTCGTGCCGCTGTCCCGGAGCATGGGGGAGAAGCTCGCCGAGCTGAGGGAGTGGGCGAAGAGCCGGACGCTGCCTGCTTCCTCCCCGCAGAGATCTTCACTCTCCCGCAGAATCAGCGCCAAACCGGCCGAAGGGGGCGCAAACTAAAAAGAAGGATTTCATCAAGAGAGGAGGTTCTCATGTCACACATTACCAAAATCGATATCGAAGTGACCGATCTGACCGCGTTGAAAGCGGCGTGCTGTCGGCTTGGATTCACCTTTGTCGAAGGCAAGAAAACATACGCCTGGTTTGGGCGTTTCGTGGGTGATGCCTCGCTTCCAGAAGGTTTGTCAATCGAAGATTTGGGCCGATGCGATCACGCCATCGGCGTTCCGGGAGCCGAATACGAAATCGGAGTCCGAGCGGAGAGAAGCGGGTTCCGCCTTCTATGGGACAGCTACCAACGCGGAGGCTTGGAGCAAAAAGTCGGTAAGGGCGCCGGTCTTCTCAAGCAGGCGTATGGGATCGAGAAAACGAAGCTGGAAGCGAGGAGAAAGGGCTATTCGGTCTATGAGAGCCGGAAGACGGACGGCTCCATCACCTTGAAAATTCAGCTCGGAGGTGGGCGATGAAGAAGATTGAAATCACATTTGGCCCGCAGGGAGAGGTCACGCTCAAGACGGAGGGCTTTGCCGGGAAGCAATGCCAGGAAGCCTCCCGATTTTTGGAGCAGGCCCTGGGATCCGTTTCCGAGGAGACCCTGACCGGCGAGTATTATCAGGTCCAAATAAAGGACCGGCTGGAGCAAAAACGCGAATAGGGTAGTTGAAAGGAAGGCGGTAATGGGGTTGAAAGGAAAAATGGAGGTCCTGAATGAGCATATTTGAGAAAGGCTGTCTTGTGCAGTTGTCTGTGAGCATCTGGGGAGGGAGGATCAAGCTCCCCTCATCCGCCCTTCAGGTCGATGCCGATCCCGCCCTGATTAGAGCGACGAAGTTTCTGGTGGACCGGGAGTGCTTGAAACCGGTCGAGCGAGTCAGAAATGAGGCGCGAGGGGATCTCTATGAAAAGACCCTCCCGTTTCCGATCCCGGGAGTTCTTTTCATCCCGAAGGACCTCATCGGAAAGATCGATGAGAAGCTCAAGAAATATCAGACGGATTTCAATGAACAGGCGGAGGCCTTCTCGAGGAATTACGATCTCTTCATGCAGGGGGCGCGTCTTCGGCTTAACAGCCTGTATGATCCGGACGATTACCCGGCCGATATCCGGTCGAAGTTTTCTTTCTCATGGCGTTTTCTGATGTTGGATGCGCCCGGACGCAGCGGCGTGCTGACTCCGGAGATCTATGAGAGAGAGCAGGAGAAGTTTCAGAAGACGATCGAGGAATT contains:
- a CDS encoding DUF3150 domain-containing protein; the protein is MSIFEKGCLVQLSVSIWGGRIKLPSSALQVDADPALIRATKFLVDRECLKPVERVRNEARGDLYEKTLPFPIPGVLFIPKDLIGKIDEKLKKYQTDFNEQAEAFSRNYDLFMQGARLRLNSLYDPDDYPADIRSKFSFSWRFLMLDAPGRSGVLTPEIYEREQEKFQKTIEEFHELAGATLRTRFAEMVDHVVDRLSGEKKVFRDSLIENIRGFLSDFSQLNINDDTALESQVNRCKAILEGVDPRTLRSDEGFRNEVAKKMGTVREQLDAMMIARPKRKIRIPEANGLEKGAATRSLRIQAAAGEDGALHVQDGTPDITETAESTHREAVA